The Agromyces marinus genome window below encodes:
- a CDS encoding ParA family protein — protein sequence MTHGGTPLADQLADETRRRTVLDEAVLPLPAAPRVFTISNQKGGVGKTTSAVNLAAALARSGARVLVIDLDPQGNASTALGVDHRSDLQSVYEVLVSDLPIADVVQRSTEHENLDCVPATIHLAGAEIELVSLVAREQRLRRALDTHLAGMDEPYDYVFIDCPPSLGLLTINAFVAAREVLIPIQCEYYALEGLSQLLSNIELIERHLNPDLRLSTILLTMYDSRTNLAQQVAQEVRDHFPTQTLDTIIPRSVRVSEAPSYGQSVITYDFTSTGSLSYREAAAEIAWRGAQEPQEESN from the coding sequence ATGACACACGGAGGAACTCCCCTGGCTGATCAGCTCGCCGACGAAACCCGTCGTCGGACCGTCCTCGATGAGGCCGTCCTCCCGCTGCCCGCTGCGCCGCGCGTCTTCACGATCTCGAACCAGAAGGGCGGCGTCGGCAAGACCACCTCCGCGGTGAACCTCGCGGCCGCCCTGGCTCGGTCGGGAGCGCGAGTGCTGGTGATCGACCTCGATCCCCAGGGGAACGCGTCGACGGCGCTCGGTGTCGACCACCGCTCCGACCTGCAGAGCGTGTACGAGGTCCTCGTCTCCGACCTGCCGATCGCCGACGTCGTGCAGCGCTCGACGGAACACGAGAACCTCGATTGCGTTCCGGCGACCATCCATCTCGCAGGGGCCGAGATCGAACTCGTCTCCCTGGTGGCGCGCGAACAACGCCTCCGGCGGGCACTCGATACGCACCTCGCGGGCATGGACGAGCCGTACGACTACGTCTTCATCGACTGCCCGCCGTCGCTCGGGCTGCTCACCATCAACGCCTTCGTCGCAGCGCGAGAGGTGCTCATCCCGATCCAGTGCGAGTACTACGCGCTCGAGGGCCTCTCCCAACTGCTCAGCAACATCGAGCTCATCGAGCGACACCTCAACCCGGACCTCCGTCTCAGCACGATCCTGCTCACGATGTACGACTCGCGCACGAATCTCGCGCAGCAGGTCGCCCAGGAGGTCCGCGACCACTTCCCCACCCAGACGCTGGACACGATCATTCCGCGATCGGTGCGGGTTTCCGAGGCACCCAGCTACGGGCAGAGCGTCATCACGTACGACTTCACGTCGACGGGATCGCTCTCGTACCGCGAGGCTGCGGCCGAGATCGCATGGCGCGGCGCGCAGGAACCGCAGGAGGAGTCGAACTGA
- the murJ gene encoding murein biosynthesis integral membrane protein MurJ, which yields MADDRIARASLFLASGTIVSRVLGFLKAIVLAAAIGVVGSASADAFAVANGLPNTVYVIVAGGVLSAVLVPQIVRASTHADGGSAYINKLVTLALVVIGGATLVATALAPVLAWIYGNRLPPETLQLAIAFAFWCLPQIFFYGLYTLLGEVLNARSSFGPYTWSPVLNNVVALLGLVAFGFAFGFDPDGTRSAGEWTPGMIALLAGSATLGIAAQAFVLFWFWRRIGLRFRLDFHWRGVGLRSAGRMAGWTFGMLLLTTFAGVVQTNVLSTASGAGASIAAVDTAWLIFMLPHSVITVSIATAYFTRMSEHARDGHLDRVRADLSGAVRGVGLILMLASAVLVVVAYPFAAVFQPGNLANTAALGNVIVAFAVGLLGFSILFVVQRTFYALGDTRTPFLFTLVQVVVFTAAAVTCLLLPREWIAVGVALATTVAGTIQLALALVLLRPKLARLDARRVIGSLARDFAAVLLPAVVGFWLVWSFGAFTEGGFAVSDRWGAIAVMAIVGSVMLALYGAILWILRSPELRGFAEPVLARLRR from the coding sequence ATGGCCGATGACCGCATCGCGCGAGCGAGTCTCTTCCTCGCGTCGGGCACGATCGTCTCGCGGGTCCTCGGGTTCCTGAAGGCGATCGTCCTGGCGGCAGCGATCGGCGTCGTCGGGTCGGCGAGTGCCGACGCGTTCGCCGTGGCGAACGGCCTGCCCAACACGGTCTACGTGATCGTGGCCGGCGGCGTGCTGAGCGCAGTCCTCGTCCCGCAGATCGTGCGGGCGAGCACCCACGCCGACGGCGGCAGCGCGTACATCAACAAGCTCGTCACCCTGGCGCTCGTCGTGATCGGCGGCGCGACGCTCGTGGCGACCGCCCTGGCACCGGTCCTCGCCTGGATCTACGGCAACCGCCTGCCGCCCGAGACCCTGCAGCTGGCGATCGCGTTCGCGTTCTGGTGCCTGCCGCAGATCTTCTTCTACGGCCTCTACACGCTCCTCGGCGAGGTGCTCAACGCCCGGAGCAGCTTCGGGCCGTACACGTGGTCTCCCGTGCTCAACAACGTCGTGGCCCTGCTCGGTCTCGTCGCCTTCGGGTTCGCGTTCGGCTTCGACCCGGACGGCACGCGCAGCGCGGGGGAGTGGACGCCGGGCATGATCGCCCTCCTCGCGGGGTCGGCGACCCTCGGCATCGCGGCCCAGGCATTCGTGCTGTTCTGGTTCTGGCGGCGGATCGGCCTGCGCTTCCGGCTCGACTTCCACTGGCGCGGGGTGGGACTGCGCTCAGCCGGCCGGATGGCCGGGTGGACCTTCGGGATGCTGCTGCTGACCACGTTCGCGGGCGTCGTGCAGACGAACGTGCTCAGCACGGCCTCGGGCGCGGGCGCGTCGATCGCCGCGGTCGACACGGCGTGGCTGATCTTCATGCTGCCGCACTCGGTGATCACGGTGTCGATCGCGACGGCGTACTTCACCCGGATGAGCGAGCACGCCCGGGACGGCCACCTCGACCGCGTCCGGGCAGACCTCTCCGGTGCCGTCCGCGGGGTCGGACTGATCCTCATGCTCGCGTCGGCCGTGCTCGTCGTCGTCGCGTACCCGTTCGCCGCGGTCTTCCAGCCGGGCAACCTCGCGAACACCGCCGCGCTCGGCAACGTGATCGTCGCGTTCGCGGTCGGACTGCTCGGGTTCAGCATCCTCTTCGTGGTGCAGCGCACGTTCTACGCGCTTGGCGACACGCGCACCCCGTTCCTGTTCACCCTGGTGCAGGTGGTCGTGTTCACGGCGGCGGCCGTGACCTGCCTGCTGCTGCCCAGGGAGTGGATCGCTGTGGGCGTGGCACTCGCGACCACGGTCGCCGGGACGATCCAGCTCGCGCTCGCGCTGGTGCTGCTGCGCCCGAAGCTCGCCCGGCTCGATGCCAGGCGGGTCATCGGCAGCCTCGCGCGGGACTTCGCGGCCGTCCTGCTGCCGGCGGTCGTCGGGTTCTGGCTCGTGTGGTCGTTCGGCGCGTTCACCGAGGGCGGCTTCGCCGTCTCCGACCGGTGGGGTGCGATCGCCGTGATGGCGATCGTCGGTTCGGTCATGCTCGCCCTCTACGGCGCCATCCTGTGGATCTTGCGCTCTCCCGAGTTGCGCGGGTTCGCCGAGCCCGTCCTTGCCCGGCTCCGCCGGTGA
- a CDS encoding ParB/RepB/Spo0J family partition protein codes for MATKRTGLGRGIGALIPTVTEEAPRANRPVDVFFPESDVPAAAMAAVAQAAEANLVTVPGAHLARLDPADVLPNAQQPRTVFDEDDLAELVHSIKEFGVLQPIVVRPHPVDAGKYELVMGERRLRATKAAGLDTIPAVVKDTADEAMLRDALLENLHRSQLNPLEEASAYQQLLADFGITQEELATRIGRSRPQISNTLRLLKLPEPIQVRVAAGVLSAGHARAILAAGDAEAMQRLADKIVNEDLSVRAAEAIAAQAPKAPRQKPAAGKRQEFLDDLSTRLGDRLDTRVKISLGARKGRINIDFATVQDLRRILSELGENLDGL; via the coding sequence ATGGCGACCAAGCGAACCGGCCTCGGCCGTGGCATCGGTGCATTGATCCCGACCGTCACCGAAGAGGCGCCGAGGGCGAACCGCCCCGTCGACGTCTTCTTCCCCGAGTCCGACGTGCCGGCGGCTGCGATGGCCGCCGTCGCGCAGGCCGCCGAGGCGAACCTCGTCACGGTCCCGGGCGCGCACCTGGCGCGCCTCGACCCGGCCGACGTGCTGCCGAACGCCCAGCAGCCGCGCACGGTGTTCGACGAAGACGACCTCGCCGAGCTCGTCCACTCGATCAAGGAGTTCGGCGTGCTCCAGCCGATCGTGGTGCGTCCGCACCCGGTCGACGCCGGCAAGTACGAACTCGTCATGGGCGAACGTCGGCTCCGTGCGACGAAGGCGGCCGGGCTCGACACCATTCCGGCGGTCGTGAAGGACACCGCCGACGAGGCGATGCTCCGTGACGCCCTGCTGGAGAACCTGCACCGGTCTCAGCTGAACCCGCTCGAGGAAGCGTCGGCCTATCAGCAGCTGCTCGCGGACTTCGGGATCACCCAGGAGGAGCTCGCGACGCGGATCGGGCGATCGCGCCCGCAGATCTCCAACACGCTTCGACTGCTGAAGCTCCCCGAGCCCATTCAGGTGCGCGTCGCGGCCGGGGTCCTGAGCGCCGGCCACGCCAGGGCGATCCTCGCTGCCGGCGACGCCGAGGCGATGCAGCGCCTGGCCGACAAGATCGTCAACGAGGACCTCTCGGTCCGCGCCGCGGAGGCGATCGCCGCGCAGGCGCCGAAGGCGCCCCGACAGAAGCCCGCTGCCGGGAAGCGCCAGGAGTTCCTCGACGACCTCTCCACCCGGCTCGGCGACCGCCTCGACACGCGCGTCAAGATCTCGCTCGGTGCGCGCAAGGGGCGGATCAACATCGACTTCGCGACCGTCCAGGATCTGCGACGGATCCTCTCCGAACTCGGCGAGAACCTCGACGGGCTCTGA
- a CDS encoding DUF6049 family protein: MPAVSNPSRRLRRLLALACAGAASAALGAAAAVAPVHAATAVSSTAEPDGGVRVSVAPVGTTTVAAGSPITVEVEVVNDGDTVIDAGTVSFAIAADGIDDAGKLAQWTGSAGRPPGATQVAERAATALPIGSTTSFLFTIPADATDRDDPVIGLSATIDVPGGSSASASTAVANTLVTSGEGIGLALAYPLTVPADTAGLIGADDLEAWTAPLGLLTRQLEAVTGHPVAVGIDPRIPASIRALGASAPESAVDWLAALERMPNDVFPLAYADADLAVQSQAGLEAPLEPLGFSDTLDPADFPAAPGPEADAGGSGGSDDEPGEPTGDQAPSASPAPGGVPTDDALLDWDYTRTDIAWPADDSVASGDLDRFAAGGLTTAILAPGNVEAAGGSIAAAATIEGRGAVVAHAGLQADLRRAASASTETAWRGAVADAVAGLALAPDAASIALGTFARSAGSSADRVGDTLDALATSAWSRPATLAEAIGAPPRTRTLVSLPEDDQRRQNVQRMLAAEASVDEFSDVLSDPALLTAPTRRDLLALLATGWLADQASWTESVGAWLVDQRAITDSVRVVPSSSVLVVASATGIPIAVENDLPYAVDVVLTVDPTNGRLLVEDSVEATVEAESRRTVLVPVEAGVGSGEVTLEVSLTSPNGTPIGGTERIPANVHADWEGVGAAVLAALAVLVFAIGVLRTVRRRRRERLAAERDGAEATEPAEPAEPAEPADDDRADAAVPADPAEPTPSDPNETERPDGR; the protein is encoded by the coding sequence ATGCCGGCCGTGTCGAATCCTTCTCGACGCCTGCGCCGACTCCTCGCCCTCGCGTGCGCCGGGGCCGCATCCGCGGCGCTCGGTGCGGCCGCCGCGGTCGCGCCCGTGCACGCTGCGACGGCCGTTTCGAGCACGGCCGAACCCGACGGCGGAGTCCGCGTGAGCGTCGCGCCCGTGGGGACCACGACGGTCGCCGCAGGTTCGCCGATCACGGTCGAGGTCGAGGTCGTCAACGACGGCGACACCGTCATCGATGCGGGCACGGTCTCGTTCGCGATCGCGGCCGACGGCATCGACGATGCGGGCAAGCTCGCGCAGTGGACCGGTTCGGCCGGGCGGCCACCCGGCGCGACCCAGGTCGCCGAGCGCGCCGCGACGGCGTTGCCGATCGGGTCGACGACGAGCTTCCTGTTCACGATTCCGGCCGACGCGACCGACCGCGACGACCCGGTCATCGGGCTGTCGGCGACGATCGACGTGCCCGGCGGCTCATCGGCGTCCGCATCGACGGCGGTCGCGAACACGCTCGTCACGTCCGGGGAGGGGATCGGGCTCGCCCTCGCGTACCCGCTGACGGTTCCGGCCGACACGGCGGGCCTGATCGGCGCCGACGACCTCGAGGCGTGGACGGCGCCGTTGGGTCTGCTCACCCGGCAGCTCGAGGCGGTCACGGGGCACCCGGTCGCGGTCGGCATCGACCCGCGGATCCCGGCTTCGATCCGGGCGCTCGGCGCGTCGGCGCCCGAGTCGGCGGTGGACTGGCTGGCGGCGCTCGAGCGGATGCCGAACGACGTGTTCCCGCTCGCGTATGCGGATGCCGACCTGGCGGTGCAGTCGCAGGCGGGCCTGGAGGCTCCTCTCGAGCCGCTCGGGTTCTCCGACACGCTCGATCCGGCCGACTTCCCTGCCGCCCCCGGTCCCGAAGCGGATGCCGGGGGCAGCGGCGGTTCCGATGACGAGCCCGGCGAGCCGACCGGCGACCAGGCTCCGTCCGCCTCGCCCGCGCCGGGCGGCGTCCCGACGGACGACGCGTTGCTGGACTGGGACTACACGCGCACCGACATCGCGTGGCCGGCCGACGACTCCGTGGCATCCGGCGACCTCGACCGCTTCGCGGCCGGCGGGCTGACGACGGCGATCCTCGCGCCCGGCAACGTCGAGGCCGCCGGCGGGTCGATCGCCGCCGCGGCGACGATCGAGGGTCGGGGCGCGGTCGTCGCGCACGCGGGCCTGCAGGCCGACCTGCGTCGCGCGGCGTCGGCGTCGACCGAGACCGCGTGGCGCGGGGCCGTCGCGGACGCGGTCGCTGGGCTCGCGCTGGCACCGGATGCCGCTTCGATCGCGCTCGGCACGTTCGCGCGGTCGGCCGGCTCGAGTGCCGACCGCGTCGGCGACACGCTCGATGCGCTGGCCACGTCGGCGTGGTCGCGTCCGGCGACCCTCGCAGAGGCGATCGGCGCACCCCCGCGCACGCGGACGCTCGTGTCCCTCCCCGAGGACGACCAGCGGCGTCAGAACGTCCAGCGGATGCTCGCAGCGGAGGCGTCGGTCGACGAGTTCTCCGACGTGCTCTCGGATCCGGCGCTGCTGACGGCGCCGACGCGCCGAGACCTGCTCGCGCTGCTCGCGACCGGCTGGCTGGCCGACCAGGCGTCGTGGACGGAGTCGGTCGGCGCGTGGCTGGTCGACCAGCGTGCGATCACCGATTCGGTCCGCGTGGTCCCGAGCAGCAGCGTGCTGGTGGTCGCGAGCGCGACGGGCATTCCGATCGCGGTCGAGAACGACCTGCCCTACGCGGTCGACGTCGTGCTGACCGTGGACCCGACGAACGGGCGGCTCCTCGTCGAGGACTCGGTCGAGGCGACCGTCGAGGCCGAGAGCCGGCGCACCGTGCTCGTCCCCGTCGAGGCGGGTGTCGGCAGCGGCGAGGTCACGCTCGAGGTGTCGCTGACCTCGCCGAACGGCACGCCGATCGGCGGCACGGAGCGCATTCCCGCGAACGTGCACGCCGACTGGGAGGGCGTGGGTGCTGCGGTGCTCGCGGCTCTGGCGGTGCTCGTGTTCGCGATCGGCGTGCTGCGCACCGTGCGCAGGCGCCGCCGCGAGCGGCTCGCCGCGGAGAGGGATGGCGCCGAGGCCACCGAGCCCGCAGAACCAGCCGAGCCGGCCGAGCCAGCCGACGACGATCGAGCGGATGCCGCCGTGCCTGCCGATCCCGCAGAGCCGACGCCGTCAGACCCGAACGAGACGGAGCGCCCCGATGGCCGATGA
- the trxA gene encoding thioredoxin, whose protein sequence is MTARDVTEATFEQEVLKNDKAVLVDFWAEWCGPCRAVSPILDQIATEHADKLDIVKLNVDDNPGLAMKYQITAIPAMKVFKGGEVVRTVIGAKPKPVLEQDLAEFIA, encoded by the coding sequence ATGACCGCACGTGACGTGACCGAGGCGACCTTCGAGCAGGAGGTCCTCAAGAACGACAAGGCCGTCCTGGTCGACTTCTGGGCCGAGTGGTGCGGGCCGTGCCGCGCCGTGAGCCCGATCCTCGACCAGATCGCGACCGAGCACGCCGACAAGCTCGACATCGTCAAGCTCAACGTCGACGACAACCCCGGCCTGGCCATGAAGTACCAGATCACCGCGATCCCCGCGATGAAGGTGTTCAAGGGCGGCGAGGTCGTCCGCACCGTCATCGGCGCGAAGCCGAAGCCGGTCCTCGAACAGGACCTCGCCGAGTTCATCGCCTGA
- a CDS encoding aminotransferase-like domain-containing protein, translating into MSSDGVPQRTGNNLDPWYANYAERAAGFAASEVRALFAVASRPEVVSLAGGMPFVSALPQELITSAFERTMREQGPVALQYGSGQGIPSLRAHILDVMALEGIRDASVDDVVTSTGSQQALDLVAKLFLDPGDVVLAEAPSYVGAMGVFRSYQAQVVHVAMDEDGLIPDALRESIAVLRGQGRRIKFLYTIPNFHNPAGVTLSAARRPEILEICRANEILILEDNPYGLLHFDEPAPHALRSMDPEGVIYLGSFSKTLAPGFRVGWALAPHAIREKLVLAAESAILSPSSFSQLVVSEYLSEADWRGQIDAFRGVYRERKDAMIDALGEYLPQLSWTNPNGGFYVWATLPDRLDSKQMLPRAVRELVAYTPGTAFFADGRGRHAMRLSFCYPTPESIRLGIRRLATVINGELDLLDTFEGTGRLQTPDLPGIEPAPPTDLK; encoded by the coding sequence GTGAGCTCTGACGGAGTGCCCCAGCGGACCGGCAACAACCTCGACCCGTGGTACGCGAACTACGCCGAGCGAGCCGCCGGATTCGCAGCCTCCGAGGTGCGGGCCCTCTTCGCCGTCGCCTCCCGTCCCGAGGTCGTCTCCCTCGCGGGTGGAATGCCGTTCGTCTCGGCCCTGCCGCAGGAGCTCATCACGTCCGCCTTCGAGCGGACCATGCGCGAACAGGGCCCGGTCGCGCTCCAGTACGGCTCCGGGCAGGGGATCCCCTCGCTTCGGGCGCACATCCTCGACGTCATGGCCCTCGAGGGCATTCGGGATGCCTCCGTCGACGACGTCGTCACGTCGACCGGTTCCCAGCAGGCCCTCGATCTCGTCGCGAAGCTCTTCCTCGACCCGGGTGACGTCGTCCTCGCCGAGGCGCCGTCGTACGTGGGCGCCATGGGCGTGTTCCGCTCCTACCAGGCGCAGGTCGTGCACGTCGCCATGGACGAGGACGGACTCATCCCCGACGCGCTGCGCGAGAGCATCGCGGTGCTCCGCGGGCAGGGCCGGCGGATCAAGTTCCTCTACACGATCCCGAACTTCCACAACCCGGCCGGGGTCACCCTCTCGGCGGCGCGCCGACCCGAGATCCTCGAGATCTGCCGTGCGAACGAGATCCTGATCCTCGAGGACAACCCCTACGGGCTGCTCCACTTCGACGAGCCCGCGCCGCACGCGCTCCGGTCCATGGACCCGGAGGGCGTGATCTACCTCGGTTCATTCTCGAAGACCCTTGCCCCGGGATTCCGCGTCGGCTGGGCGCTCGCTCCGCACGCCATCCGCGAGAAGCTCGTCCTCGCCGCCGAGTCGGCGATCCTCTCGCCCTCCTCGTTCAGTCAGCTCGTCGTCTCCGAGTACCTGTCGGAGGCCGACTGGCGCGGCCAGATCGACGCGTTCCGCGGGGTCTACCGGGAACGCAAGGATGCGATGATCGACGCACTGGGGGAGTACCTGCCCCAGCTGTCGTGGACCAACCCCAATGGCGGGTTCTACGTGTGGGCCACGCTGCCGGATCGGCTCGACTCGAAGCAGATGCTTCCCCGCGCGGTCCGAGAGCTCGTCGCCTACACGCCGGGAACCGCGTTCTTCGCCGACGGCCGCGGCCGCCACGCGATGCGGCTGTCGTTCTGCTACCCGACGCCGGAGTCGATCCGGCTCGGCATCCGCCGTCTCGCCACCGTCATCAACGGCGAGCTCGACCTGCTCGACACGTTCGAGGGCACCGGTCGCCTCCAGACACCAGACCTGCCGGGCATCGAACCTGCCCCGCCAACCGACCTCAAGTAG
- the trxB gene encoding thioredoxin-disulfide reductase, translated as MRDIIIIGSGPAGFTAAIYAARAELKPLLIASSVEIGGELMNTTEVENFPGFPDGIMGPELMTKMQAQAERFGTEVVYDDVVELDVDGPVKRVKLGNGGEHEAKTIVFATGSAYRKLGLAEEERLSGHGLSWCATCDGFFFREKTIAVVGGGDSAMEEATFLTRFADKVYVIHRRDQLKASKIMQQRAFDNPKIEFVWNAEVTAIHGDTAVTGVSLTDTVTGDVRALDLDGLFVAIGNDPRTHLVHGKLDLTAEGTIAVEGRSSRTSVAGVFAAGDVVDPTYRQAVTAAGSGTVAALDAEHFLAALDDAGSADAGPELVSADLAEAVR; from the coding sequence TTGCGCGACATCATCATCATCGGATCGGGCCCGGCGGGATTCACCGCCGCGATCTACGCGGCGCGCGCCGAGCTCAAGCCGCTGCTCATCGCGAGTTCGGTCGAGATCGGCGGCGAGCTCATGAACACCACCGAGGTGGAGAACTTCCCCGGGTTCCCCGACGGCATCATGGGTCCCGAGCTGATGACGAAGATGCAGGCGCAGGCCGAGCGATTCGGCACCGAGGTCGTCTACGACGACGTCGTCGAGCTCGACGTCGACGGTCCGGTCAAGCGCGTGAAGCTCGGCAACGGCGGCGAGCACGAGGCGAAGACGATCGTCTTCGCGACGGGTTCGGCCTACCGCAAGCTCGGGCTCGCCGAGGAGGAGCGGCTCTCGGGCCACGGGCTGTCGTGGTGCGCGACGTGCGACGGGTTCTTCTTCCGCGAGAAGACGATCGCGGTCGTCGGCGGCGGCGACTCGGCGATGGAGGAGGCGACCTTCCTCACGCGCTTCGCCGACAAGGTCTACGTGATCCACCGTCGCGACCAGCTGAAGGCCTCGAAGATCATGCAGCAGCGCGCCTTCGACAACCCCAAGATCGAGTTCGTCTGGAACGCCGAGGTCACCGCCATCCACGGCGACACCGCCGTGACCGGTGTCAGCCTGACCGACACCGTGACCGGTGACGTCCGAGCGCTCGATCTCGACGGCCTGTTCGTCGCGATCGGCAACGACCCGCGCACCCACCTCGTGCACGGCAAGCTCGATCTGACCGCGGAAGGCACGATCGCGGTCGAGGGTCGGTCGTCGCGGACCTCCGTCGCGGGGGTCTTCGCGGCGGGCGACGTCGTCGACCCGACGTATCGTCAGGCGGTGACCGCTGCGGGCTCGGGCACCGTGGCGGCACTCGACGCCGAGCACTTCCTCGCGGCGCTCGATGATGCCGGATCGGCGGACGCCGGACCCGAACTCGTCTCAGCCGACCTGGCCGAGGCCGTGCGCTGA
- a CDS encoding S66 family peptidase produces MASVELISPPKARPGDRIAVLSPSWAAPAYFPELHEQAMTRLTVATGLIPVEYPTTRRADATPSDRAADLMSAFADPSIRGILATIGGDDQILVIPHLDAELARRDPKPFVGYSDNTNLHNWLWGHGIASFYGGSTQVHLGAGPRVDDIHARSLRAALIDGGEIEITDPGESEDFGVPWDDARSLTEFPEREATEPWTWAGGALPVEGVTWGGCLEVLDQILVADRFPFAPASLEGAVLFIETSELVPPEDWVARIIRAIGERGLLDPLSAVVAARPPASSLESGPRTPQERADYRRAQRDAIITEVARYNRDAVVCVGPPFGHTRPQWVLPYGGPLALDPSTRVIRADFGRA; encoded by the coding sequence ATGGCGTCCGTCGAGCTGATCTCCCCACCCAAGGCCAGGCCCGGTGATCGCATCGCGGTGCTCTCACCCTCGTGGGCGGCGCCCGCGTACTTCCCCGAGCTCCATGAGCAGGCGATGACCAGACTCACGGTGGCGACCGGTCTGATCCCCGTCGAGTACCCGACCACGCGACGAGCCGATGCCACGCCATCCGATCGCGCCGCGGATCTCATGTCCGCCTTCGCCGATCCGTCGATCCGCGGAATCCTCGCCACGATCGGCGGAGACGATCAGATCCTCGTCATCCCCCACCTCGATGCCGAGTTGGCACGCCGGGACCCGAAGCCCTTCGTCGGGTACAGCGACAACACGAACCTGCACAACTGGCTCTGGGGTCACGGCATCGCGAGCTTCTACGGCGGGAGCACTCAGGTGCACCTCGGTGCAGGACCACGGGTCGACGACATCCACGCGCGTTCGCTGCGCGCGGCGCTCATCGACGGCGGCGAGATCGAGATCACGGATCCGGGCGAGTCCGAGGACTTCGGCGTGCCCTGGGACGATGCTCGATCGCTGACCGAGTTCCCAGAACGCGAGGCCACCGAGCCGTGGACCTGGGCCGGCGGCGCTCTCCCGGTCGAGGGTGTCACGTGGGGTGGCTGCCTCGAGGTTCTCGACCAGATCCTGGTTGCGGACAGGTTTCCATTCGCGCCCGCCTCGCTCGAGGGGGCCGTGCTGTTCATCGAGACGAGCGAACTGGTTCCGCCCGAAGACTGGGTCGCGAGGATCATCCGCGCCATCGGTGAACGCGGGCTGCTCGATCCGCTCTCGGCCGTGGTCGCGGCGCGCCCGCCGGCGAGTTCGCTGGAGTCCGGACCTCGGACGCCGCAGGAACGCGCCGACTATCGACGTGCCCAGCGCGACGCGATCATCACCGAGGTCGCGCGCTACAACCGCGACGCCGTCGTCTGCGTCGGCCCGCCCTTCGGTCACACACGACCCCAGTGGGTACTGCCGTACGGCGGCCCCCTGGCGCTCGACCCCTCGACGCGGGTGATCCGCGCGGACTTCGGCCGGGCCTGA
- a CDS encoding D-alanine--D-alanine ligase family protein, with protein MSESTGLFVVVLAGGISHERDVSLRSGRRVADALARAGHRVELRDPDAGLLPFLSEARPDVVFPALHGSSGEDGTLLELLSALGVPTVGSTGPAARRAWSKPVASSIVAGAGVTVPASIVLSHESFRELGAASVLRVIREALPGALVVKPASGGSAQGVTIVEDPSDLPRAMVDAFTYADAAVVEQRIVGTEVSVGIVETDGTARALTAVEIVPSAGVYSFQARYNAGETTFFAPCRLEADAAARATEAAIAAHGALGLRDLSRVDLIVDEAGTPWFLEANVLPGLTETSLMPLAIEASGTEATTVYDALVRSAARRGA; from the coding sequence ATGAGCGAATCCACGGGTCTGTTCGTCGTCGTTCTCGCCGGCGGGATCTCCCACGAACGCGACGTCTCCCTGCGCTCCGGGCGCCGCGTCGCCGATGCGCTCGCGCGCGCCGGGCACCGGGTCGAGCTGCGCGATCCCGATGCCGGCCTCCTGCCCTTCCTCTCCGAGGCACGCCCGGACGTGGTCTTCCCGGCACTGCACGGCTCGAGCGGAGAGGACGGCACGCTCCTCGAGTTGCTCTCGGCGCTCGGCGTCCCCACGGTCGGGTCGACCGGCCCGGCCGCGCGCCGCGCGTGGTCGAAGCCCGTCGCGAGCTCCATCGTCGCCGGCGCGGGCGTGACCGTTCCGGCGTCGATCGTGCTCTCGCACGAGTCGTTCCGCGAGCTCGGTGCCGCGAGCGTGCTGCGCGTCATCCGAGAGGCACTCCCCGGTGCGCTGGTCGTCAAGCCGGCATCCGGTGGCTCGGCGCAGGGCGTCACCATCGTCGAGGACCCGTCGGACCTGCCCCGCGCGATGGTCGACGCGTTCACGTACGCGGATGCGGCCGTGGTCGAACAGCGCATCGTCGGGACAGAGGTGTCGGTCGGCATCGTCGAGACGGATGGCACGGCGCGCGCGCTGACCGCAGTCGAGATCGTGCCCTCGGCCGGCGTCTACTCGTTCCAGGCCCGCTACAACGCGGGCGAGACGACCTTCTTCGCGCCGTGCCGGCTCGAAGCCGACGCTGCCGCGCGCGCCACGGAGGCCGCGATCGCCGCGCACGGAGCCCTCGGCCTCCGGGACCTCTCGCGCGTCGACCTCATCGTCGACGAGGCCGGCACCCCGTGGTTCCTCGAGGCGAACGTGCTGCCCGGCCTCACCGAGACCTCCCTCATGCCGCTCGCGATCGAGGCGTCCGGCACGGAGGCGACGACGGTATACGACGCGCTGGTGCGATCGGCGGCGCGACGCGGAGCGTGA